From Scomber scombrus chromosome 9, fScoSco1.1, whole genome shotgun sequence, one genomic window encodes:
- the LOC133985739 gene encoding protocadherin alpha-C2-like produces MQSCKRYVQLVIFLLCFDHHISTLVTHYSIPEEMKEGSVVANLATDLSLDVKTLNQRKMRLDIIGNKKYLDVNKETGELYVVEKIDREYICAARSSESCYLRMEVILENPLRIFNIEVEIWDMNDNAPQFRRDAIHLDISEATPRGERFSLSNAFDPDVGSNSVKTYHLSESEHFNIEVQIGREESKFAELILKKTLDREQQSVHNLILTAVDGGTPARSGTASVIVHVLDTNDNTPTFDKPMYTVNIMENSPIGSLVIHLNATDLDEGSNSDITYSYSLYTSEKTQETFNLNPSTGEITIKGMLNYEDIRIYDMEVIATDKGANSLPGQCTLKIVVEDMNDNHPEISVKSFQSPVSENIEIDTVIAVVSVSDKDSGDNGVVDLHVPDNMPFKLRESSDNYYELVVSEPLDREKVPEYDITFTVTDRGSPPLSDNETMTLELLDVNDNVPQFPQSFYTIRVMENNAPGALLSSLTAFDPDLHENQYLVYFILEKEIANTSMSMLFSINPENGNLYALKTFDYEIEKEFLFHIEARDSGSPPLSSNVTVHIIIVDQNDNAPVIVSPWRAHGSMVEEKIPRSTDKGSLVAKVIALDTDSVHNSRITYQFLQVTDATLFSLDQYNGEIRTMRMFSYRDPRHQRLVVVAKDNGEPALSATVTIKLSTVETAVKAYSDMTEVPLEYDIFSDLNLYLVIGLGSVSFLLLITILVTIVLKCQKPKPSKAAPPCRNSVISERNSTIADSTLVSNDAYWYSLFLAETRKGKMVVRQPVPKGSRYIVSSIPRSTGMSETSDSAASTLQV; encoded by the coding sequence ATGCAGTCTTGCAAAAGGTACGTTCAACtcgttatttttcttttgtgtttcgATCACCACATATCAACTTTAGTGACTCATTATTCCATAccggaggaaatgaaagaaggatcAGTTGTTGCCAACCTTGCAACAGATCTCAGCTTGGATGTTAAAACACTGAATCAGCGGAAGATGCGTCTTGACATcattggaaacaaaaaatatcTGGATGTGAACAAAGAGACTGGTGAGCTGTATGTTGTTGAGAAGATTGACAGGGAATATATTTGTGCTGCAAGGTCATCTGAGTCTTGTTATCTTAGAATGGAGGTAATACTAGAAAACCCTCTACGAATCTTTAATATAGAAGTCGAAATTTGGGATATGAACGACAACGCCCCACAATTTCGACGAGACGCCATACATTTAGATATATCTGAAGCAACGCCAAGAGGGGAGAGATTCTCCCTCAGCAATGCTTTTGATCCTGATGTTGGAAGTAATTCAGTTAAAACTTACCATCTGAGTGaaagtgaacattttaatattgaGGTCCAGATTGGGAGAGAGGAGTCGAAGTTTGCCGAATTAATCTTAAAAAAGACGTTAGATCGGGAGCAGCAGTCTGTTCATAATTTAATACTCACAGCTGTAGACGGAGGCACACCAGCTCGCTCTGGCACTGCCAGTGTTATTGTTCACGTTTTGGATACAAATGACAACACACCCACATTTGACAAGCCGATGTATACTGTTAATATAATGGAAAATTCTCCAATTGGAAGTCTTGTTATTCATCTAAATGCAACAGACTTAGACGAGGGGTCAAATTCTGACATAACATACTCATACAGTTTATATACGTCAGAGAAGACACAAGAAACATTTAATCTTAATCCGTCCACTGGTGAGATTACTATAAAAGGAATGCTTAATTATGAAGATATTCGGATTTATGATATGGAAGTTATAGCAACTGACAAAGGAGCCAATAGTTTACCAGGACAATGCACATTAAAAATTGTGGTGGAAGACATGAATGATAATCACCCAGAAATATCTGTTAAATCATTTCAGAGTCCAGTCAGTGAAAACATAGAAATAGACACAGTGATAGCAGTAGTTAGTGTCAGTGATAAAGACTCAGGTGACAACGGAGTAGTTGATCTTCATGTTCCAGATAATATGCCTTTCAAACTGAGGGAATCCTCTGATAACTATTATGAGTTAGTGGTCTCAGAGCCTTTAGACCGCGAGAAGGTTCCAGAATATGACATCACTTTCACTGTTACAGACAGAGGTTCTCCTCCTTTATCTGACAATGAAACTATGACTTTAGAGCTGCTGGATGTTAATGACAATGTTCCACAGTTCCCTCAGTCATTTTATACTATACGTGTAATGGAGAATAACGCACCTGGGGCCCTGCTCAGTTCACTCACTGCATTTGACCCTGACCTCCATGAAAACCAGTATCTAGTTTATTTCATCCTAGAGAAGGAGATAGCCAACACATCCATGTCCATGCTGTTCTCCATCAATCCAGAGAACGGTAATCTTTACGCACTAAAAACTTTTGACTATGAGATCGAGAAGGAGTTTCTTTTCCACATCGAGGCCAGAGACTCTGGCTCTCCTCCACTCAGCAGCAACGTGACCgttcacattattattgtggACCAGAATGACAACGCTCCGGTCATTGTCTCTCCGTGGCGCGCGCACGGCTCCATGGTGGAGGAAAAGATCCCCAGATCCACTGATAAAGGATCTCTGGTTGCCAAGGTGATAGCTTTAGACACCGACTCGGTGCACAACTCTCGGATTACCTACCAGTTTCTACAGGTGACTGACGCCACCTTGTTCAGTCTGGACCAGTACAACGGAGAGATCAGGACTATGAGGATGTTCAGTTACAGAGATCCGCGCCACCAGAGACTGGTTGTTGTTGCCAAGGACAACGGGGAGCCTGCTCTCTCTGCTACAGTCACCATCAAGCTGTCCACAGTGGAGACTGCTGTGAAGGCCTACTCTGACATGACTGAGGTGCCTCTAGAATATGACATCTTCTCAGACCTAAACCTGTATTTGGTCATCGGTCTGGGCTCGGTGTCATTTCTCCTGCTGATCACCATATTGGTCACCATCGTGCTCAAGTGTCAGAAACCCAAGCCCAGCAAAGCAGCTCCTCCCTGCAGGAACAGTGTGATCAGTGAGAGGAACTCCACCATCGCAGACTCCACTCTGGTCTCCAACGATGCCTACTGGTACAGTCTGTTTCTAGCAGAGaccaggaaaggaaagatggtgGTTAGACAGCCTGTGCCAAAGGGCTCCAGATACATCGTGTCCAGTATACCGAGGAGTACAGGAATGTCAGAGACTAGTGACTCAGCAGCGTCTACTCTGCAGGTATGA
- the pcdhb gene encoding protocadherin alpha-C2, with protein sequence MIFWTTVFVLCALWPAALSVTRYSIAEEMERGSVVANLAADLGLELGGLAQREVKLDIFHNKKYLDVNKKTGELYIVEKMDREYLCPAKPTSCFLKLDVIIESPLRIFNIELGITDINDNSPHFRRDRVELDVSESATPGERFSLPNAVDPDVGINTIKTYKLSVSEHFTIEIQTGSDGTQYVDLVLTKSLDREEIAVHNLILTAVDGGVPVRSGTANIIVRVQDTNDNPPRFDKQTYTINMTENSPIGATVIKLNATDLDEGLNSEIVYSFTLYTSEKTQDVFALNLNTGEISVKGTIDYEDMKFYEMHIEARDKGAYPLLGQCKVVVHVTDMNDNYPEITIQSVKNTVDENIPVGSVIALVDISDRDTGDNGKVSLSLSQPMPFILNKSSDRPTHYKLIVAEALDRESKPEYDITLIVTDAGTPPLSENETITLHLLDVNDNVPQFPQSFYTIRVMENNAPGALLSSLTAFDPDLHENQYLVYFILEKEIANTSMSMLFSINPENGNLYALKTFDYEIEKEFLFHIEARDSGSPPLSSNVTVHIIIVDQNDNAPVIVSPWRAHGSVVEEKIPRSTDKGSLVAKVIALDTDSVHNSRITYQFLQVTDATLFSLDQYNGEIRTMRMFSYRDPRHQRLVVVAKDNGEPALSATVTIKLSTVETAVKAYSDMTEVPLEYDIFSDLNLYLVIGLGSVSFLLLITILVTIVLKCQKPKHSKAAPPCRNSVISERNSTIADSTLVSNDAYWYSLFLAETRKGKLVVRQPVPKGSRYIVSSIPRSTGMSETSDSAASTLQV encoded by the coding sequence ATGATTTTTTGGACCACTGTCTTTGTCTTGTGTGCATTATGGCCAGCTGCTTTGTCTGTGACACGGTACTCCATAGCCGAGGAGATGGAAAGGGGCTCTGTTGTGGCTAATCTCGCTGCGGATTTGGGACTTGAGCTTGGAGGTTTGGCACAACGAGAGGTAAAGCTTGATATTTTCCACAACAAAAAATATCTAGATGTCAATAAAAAGACAGGGGAACTGTATATCGTGGAAAAGATGGACAGGGAGTATCTTTGTCCAGCGAAACCCACGTCCTGTTTTCTAAAGCTTGATGTTATCATAGAAAGCCCCTTACGAATCTTCAACATTGAGCTCGGAATAACGGATATAAATGATAACTCTCCACATTTTCGACGAGACAGAGTAGAGCTAGATGTGTCAGAATCGGCAACACCGGGAGAGAGATTCTCGCTGCCTAATGCTGTGGATCCAGATGTTGgcataaatacaattaaaacatataaactcAGTGTCAGTGAACATTTCACCATCGAAATTCAAACGGGCAGTGATGGAACTCAATATGTTGATTTGGTGTTGACCAAGTCTTTAGACAGAGAGGAGATTGCGGTTCATAATTTAATCCTGACTGCTGTGGACGGCGGAGTCCCTGTGCGCTCCGGCACTGCCAATATTATTGTTAGAGTACAAGATACAAATGACAACCCTCCTCGGTTTGACAAGCAGACTTACACAATTAATATGACTGAAAATTCTCCAATCGGAGCCACAGTGATTAAGCTTAACGCTACAGATCTTGACGAAGGTCTTAATTCAGAGATAGTCTACTCATTCACCCTTTACACgtcagaaaaaacacaagatgtATTTGCGTTGAATCTCAACACAGGAGAGATAAGTGTAAAAGGTACGATTGACTATGAGGATATGAAATTTTATGAGATGCACATTGAGGCAAGGGATAAAGGGGCATATCCCTTGCTGGGGCAATGTAAAGTAGTCGTCCACGTGACGGATATGAATGACAATTACCCGGAAATCACCATACAGTCTGTTAAAAACACAGTGGATGAGAACATCCCAGTAGGAAGTGTCATAGCTTTGGTAGACATAAGTGACAGAGACACTGGTGATAACGGAAAAGTAAGCCTATCCCTAAGTCAGCCCATGCCCTTTATTCTTAACAAGTCATCAGATAGACCTACGCATTACAAGCTCATAGTGGCCGAAGCCTTGGATCGTGAATCAAAACCTGaatatgacatcacactgaTTGTGACAGATGCTGGAACACCGCCATTATCTGAAAACGAAACAATAACTCTGCATTTGCTGGATGTTAATGACAATGTTCCACAGTTCCCTCAGTCATTTTATACTATACGTGTAATGGAGAATAATGCACCTGGGGCCCTGCTCAGTTCACTCACTGCGTTTGACCCTGACCTCCATGAAAACCAGTATCTAGTTTATTTCATCCTAGAGAAGGAGATAGCCAACACATCCATGTCCATGCTGTTCTCCATCAATCCAGAGAACGGTAATCTTTACGCACTAAAAACTTTTGACTATGAGATCGAGAAGGAGTTTCTTTTCCACATCGAGGCCAGAGACTCTGGCTCTCCTCCACTCAGCAGCAACGTGACAGTCCACATTATTATTGTGGACCAGAATGACAACGCTCCGGTCATTGTCTCTCCATGGCGCGCGCACGGCTCGGTGGTGGAGGAAAAGATCCCCAGATCCACTGATAAAGGATCTCTGGTTGCCAAGGTGATAGCTTTAGACACCGACTCGGTGCACAACTCTCGGATTACCTACCAGTTTCTGCAGGTGACTGACGCCACCTTGTTCAGTCTGGACCAGTACAACGGAGAGATCAGGACTATGAGGATGTTCAGTTACAGAGATCCGCGCCACCAGAGACTGGTTGTTGTTGCCAAGGACAACGGGGAGCCTGCTCTCTCTGCTACAGTCACCATCAAGCTGTCCACAGTGGAAACTGCTGTGAAGGCCTACTCTGACATGACTGAGGTGCCTCTAGAATATGACATCTTCTCTGACCTAAACCTGTATTTGGTCATCGGTCTGGGCTCGGTGTCATTTCTCCTGCTGATCACCATATTGGTCACCATTGTGCTCAAGTGTCAGAAACCCAAGCACAGCAAAGCAGCTCCTCCCTGCAGGAACAGTGTGATCAGTGAGAGGAACTCCACCATCGCAGACTCCACTCTGGTCTCCAACGATGCCTACTGGTACAGTCTGTTTCTAGCAGAGACCAGGAAAGGAAAGCTGGTGGTTAGACAGCCTGTGCCAAAGGGCTCCAGATACATCGTGTCCAGTATACCGAGGAGCACAGGGATGTCAGAGACTAGTGACTCGGCAGCTTCTACTCTGCAGGTATGA